In Mesoplodon densirostris isolate mMesDen1 chromosome Y unlocalized genomic scaffold, mMesDen1 primary haplotype SUPER_Y_unloc_2, whole genome shotgun sequence, a single window of DNA contains:
- the LOC132483042 gene encoding collagen alpha-1(I) chain-like, giving the protein MGRRRHGGRAIGPRLSRVTKAAGARPPAGAGGRLTGINQVGERARAHTGPGVPGRGAAGRGGAAVRRQTHHHPPERAWRRGAEHRGPTDSPHHPRRGRTDDRPTLGRTHEGAAARRRAVEARRLGAVRGRPRHLLLLLLLPPHTTPARPATSAARERGPRATGSRTGGRPARARSLPLARPDGAGGAGGGARAERPDTPTHSPPDGRERGGADTAAGPRRLPGDPTTHARASAPGRGGARRGGDGGADGRPSAPTLAQHATDAGGRAATAEDHGAEPRRAREAKHPGTRPGGVGRRDGRGRRTDVGERADEARLARPAVAETRRPPHRRRGGAAGGGRPRADARGPGGHPKGTDASRPPGRDTGSHRQRPPAQGRSRDTPRTPTGLLLGPHTTGSSSPLRGARDHPPPPNLHEPRPARDNTLPHAHRPPRGPHHTHTSAAPDSRTPPQEPHPGASHDPAPPPGARVCDVPPAWHGGTRPPKLHLNRPRRIRLHPSPTPGGSCPKGNAPERGDPHRAHPPPAPRRDERSVRAGATGSSWLRDWGAGTPGRPLPAPLGSTTGVAARTRPRATRRPGGTLPRLRGGRRGPRRPRGHCTLGRGSGWGVRYPKAPSRIAREGFLTEGASSPTHRLSRFGPAEALHEPPPPSPRLGGEAPGANTIAPTPVCHALATLSPLAAHAESHSRDTPPRRGPEEHAGKRERHHRLGLGHLRDDPERSRGTTEDQARRARHHHIDQSVNPESHGPQGPEGGGGARRGPSPEEPASASPAHHRPTFFSGTTPVADDPAGRTPDTWHRACGGGGRRSHHRVPCGGAKWRRTGWKTHAPHLAPRRPRVSQRPEAAPRVGSAGRTHRHTREPARRPRRAAQGARGRFGLQTAARGPQSPDPCVRPEPQSPQRLDAREHRVSTYLVAKKAHFGRKISQRPGAGPIHESRGGPRNLGPATCPQLVPIHTSPGALGGYLVDPRSVATKWGRGNVGGGGERQRAGRGRPPRFARPPARAGTGPPRSLRAKTRFKKKKMSHTRPPPTSGPHEGPHEGPCLSLRVTPRGPGQRSKGSGRVAVSAGPRGRVLVDQRQQEAPTPGRHRDSRHQRRPAHGTLPRARRPSHNPHEGRRGSRDKGQYKSGRQVAPDNRLQRPRAVSLSPAGHRGRGSAGPPKRPG; this is encoded by the exons ATGGGTCGTCGCCGCCACGGGGGGCGTGCGATCGGCCCGAGGTTATCTAGAGTCACCAAAGCCGCCGGCGCCCGCCCCCCGGCCGGGGCCGGAGGGAGGCTGACCGG GATCAACCAGGTAGGGGAGAGAGCGCGAGCACACACGGGGCCGGGCGTGCCGGGGCGCGGGGCCGCGGGGCGCGGCGGTGCGGCGGTGCGGCGGCAGACGCACCACCACCCCCCGGAGCGAGCGTGGAGGCGGGGAGCCGAACACCGGGGCCCGACCGACAGCCCGCACCACCCGCGGCGAGGGCGGACGGACGACCGCCCGACGCTCGGGAGGACCCACGAGGGGGCCGCGGCGCGACGCCGCGCCGTGGAGGCACGAAGGCTGGGGGCGGTCCGGGGACGTCCCcggcacctcctcctcctcctcctgctcccccCCCACACCACACCAGCGCGGCCCGCGACCTCGGCGGCCCGGGAGCGGGGGCCACGGGCAACGGGAAGTCGCACGGGAGGCCGGCCGGCGCGTGCCCGCTCGCTCCCGCTCGCTCGCCCggacggggcggggggggcgggcggcggggcgcGGGCAGAGAGGCCCGACACCCCGACCCACTCCCCGCCCGACGGACGGGAGCGGGGCGGGGCGGACACGGCGGCCGGTCCCCGACGGCTGCCCGGGGACCCGACGACCCACGCTCGGGCGAGcgcgccggggcggggcggggcgcggcgcGGCGGGGATGGGGGGGCAGACGGACGGCCTTCCGCCCCCACCCTCGCCCAACACGCAACCGACGCCGGCGGACGGGCGGCGACGGCGGAGGACCACGGAGCGGAACCGCGGCGGGCCCGCGAAGCGAAACACCCAGGGACGCGGCCCGGGGGGGTCGGCAGACGCGACGGACGCGGCAGACGGACGGACGTGGGAGAGAGGGCCGACGAGGCGCGGCTGGCTCGGCCCGCCGTCGCGGAGACGCGACGACCACCTCACAGAAGACGTGGCGGCGCGGCGGGAGGCGGGCGGCCACGCGCCGACGCGAGGGGGCCCGGGGGCCATCCGAAGGGCACGGACGCGAGTCGGCCGCCGGGGCGCGACACGGGGTCTCACCGCCAGAGGCCTCCAGCGCAGGGGCGGTCCCGCGACACACCCAGGACGCCGACTGGCCTCCTCCTCGGCCCCCACACCACAGGGTCGTCGTCCCCCCTTCGCGGGGCTCGCGACCACCCACCACCGCCGAACCTCCACGAGCCGCGGCCGGCCCGCGACAACACTCTCCCGCACGCACACCGGCCGCCCCGCgggccccaccacacacacacctccgCCGCGCCCGACTCCCGCACCCCGCCTCAGGAACC CCACCCCGGGGCCTCCCACGACCCGGCCCCACCGCCGGGGGCCCGCGTGTGCGACGTTCCCCCCGCGTGGCACGGAGGGACCCGTCCGCCCAAACTCCACCTCAACCGTCCTCGCCGCATCCGCCTTCATCCAAGTCCGACCCCCGGGGGCTCGTGCCCCAAGGGAAACGCTCCCGAGCGAGGCGACCCGCACCGTGCCCACCCACCGCCCGCCCCCCGCCGCGACGAGCGGTCAGTCAGGGCAGGCGCGACGGGCTCCTCGTGGCTTCGGGACTGGGGAGCCGGGACGCCCGGgcgtcccctccccgcccccttggGCTCCACCACCGGGGTCGCCGCGCGCACACGGCCCCGCGCCACACGCCGGCCTGGCGGGACCCTCCCCCGACTCAGAGGGGGGAGGCGCGGGCCGCG TCGCCCTCGTGGCCACTGCACGCTTGGGAGGGGCAGCGGCTGGGGGGTCCGGTACCCCAAGGCTCCCTCTCGGATCGCTAGAGAAGGCTTTCTCACCGAGGGGGCGTCATCCCCCACCCATCGTCTCTCCCGCTTCGGGCCCGCGGAGGCGCTCCACGAGCCGCCGCCGCCGAGTCCACgactgggcgggg AGGCCCCCGGGGCCAACACGATCGCACCCACGCCCGTGTGCCATGCCCTGGCCACACTCAGTCCCCTCGCAGCACACGCC GAGAGCCACTCACGGGACACACCACCGCGGCGGGGACCCGAGGAGCACGCTGGGAAAAGGGAACGACACCACCGGCTCGGCCTCGGGCACCTGAGGGACGACCCGGAGCGCTCCAGGGGCACCACAGAGGACCAAGCAAG GAGAGCGCGACATCACCACATCGATCAATCAGTCAACCCGGAGAGCCACGGGCCACAGGGCCccgaaggtgggggaggggcacggcGAGGACCATCACCAGAGGAGCCTGCTTCAGCCTCACCGGCACACCACCGCCCCACCTTCTTCTCGGGCACAACTCCAGTGGCCGACGACCCCGCGGGGAGAACGCCTGACACGTGGCACAGAGCCTGCGGGGGGGGGGGTCGTCGCAGCCACCACCGGGTGCCTTGCGGCGGGGCGAAGTGGAGGCGCACGGGCTGGAAGACCCACGCGCCACACCTCGCGCCCCGCCGCCCTCGGGTGAGCCAGAGACCGGAGGCGGCACCGCGGGTCGGGTCAGCCGGgcgcacacacaggcacacacgaGAGCCGGCGCGCAGGCCAAGGCGGGCGGCTCAAGGGGCAAGGGGACGGTTCGGGCTCCAGACGGCGGCCCGCGGCCCACAGAGCCCAGATCCCTGCGTGCGCCCAGAGCCCCAAAGTCCTCAGCGACTAGACGCCAGAGAACACCGTGTCAGCACCTATCTGGTGGCAAAAAAGGCCCATTTCGGGCGAAAAATATCACAGCGCCCGGGAGCGGGGCCCATCCACGAATCGAGGGGGGGACCCCGAAACCTCGGTCCGGCCACCTGTCCCCAACTCGTCCCCATCCACACCAGCCCCGGAGCTCTCGGGGGCTACCTGGTCGACCCGAGGAGCGTGGCGACCAAGTGGGGGCGGGGAAacgtgggggggggaggggagaggcagcgAGCGGGCCGGGGTCGCCCTCCCCGGTtcgcccgcccgcccgcgcgGGCAGGTACCGGTCCCCCTCGGAGTCTCCGGGCGAAGACTCggttcaagaaaaagaaaatgtcccaCACTCGGCCGCCTCCGACGAGCGGGCCCCACGAGGGACCGCACGAGGGCCCGTGCCTCTCTCTCCGGGTCACCCCTCGCGGCC